In one Nitrososphaera viennensis EN76 genomic region, the following are encoded:
- a CDS encoding NUDIX hydrolase, with amino-acid sequence METGRKRRGKKAWKRLGRKKVFEAREGKTVYMELFQDTVQTPKGGTLSYTHYRSSDVVIVVPFLDKKTLVMIKQYRYPLGKVLLEFPAGHVEKGESPLATAKRELREETGYRAKKVEHVYDYHPSVSKSRQVVHVFAAAGLAGGRADHDSTEDIDVEIVKVDSLRDMIREQKVENAGTLIAYLLCCSGIKKINGNGK; translated from the coding sequence TTGGAAACGGGGAGAAAGAGAAGAGGGAAAAAAGCCTGGAAGCGCCTTGGCCGGAAAAAGGTGTTTGAGGCAAGGGAGGGCAAGACCGTCTACATGGAGCTTTTCCAGGACACGGTGCAGACGCCAAAGGGCGGGACACTTTCTTACACGCATTACCGCTCGTCAGACGTCGTAATAGTCGTCCCGTTCCTTGACAAAAAGACGCTTGTCATGATAAAGCAGTACCGCTACCCGCTTGGCAAGGTGCTGCTTGAATTTCCCGCCGGCCACGTGGAAAAAGGCGAAAGCCCGCTTGCGACCGCCAAGAGGGAGCTGCGCGAGGAGACCGGATACCGGGCAAAAAAGGTAGAGCACGTCTATGATTACCATCCGTCCGTCAGCAAGTCGCGGCAGGTGGTGCACGTCTTTGCGGCGGCCGGCCTTGCAGGCGGCAGGGCTGACCACGACAGCACAGAGGACATCGACGTGGAAATCGTCAAAGTCGACAGCCTCCGCGACATGATACGCGAGCAAAAAGTGGAAAACGCCGGCACGCTGATTGCTTATTTGTTGTGTTGCAGCGGAATAAAAAAGATAAACGGCAATGGCAAATAG
- a CDS encoding alcohol dehydrogenase catalytic domain-containing protein, translating into MANSVESDMAEEGETTTTMMMKAMVLNRCAPIETRPLELKSIPVPKPKKRGEVLLEIEACGVCRSNLHMIEGDWKDEGSPSVLPVVPGHEVVGVVKKADGAKKVREGDRVGIQPLFSSCLKCGYCNSGKEHLCDDAEITGESVQGGYAEYIVANEEFVTAIPDSIDSAHAAPLFCPGITAYKAVKASEPAKGRSVGIFGVGGVGHLAIQMAKMDGARVVAISRAKKHLDLAKKLGADSTVTYQESTDQFIKSLKKEEGGLLDSAIVFAPSEKAIDAAVRSVKKGGLVVVGVVGEIPHFYAFDEKTIRGTVIGSRQDMADLVALAAGRSLEVVVETHRLDEANDVLARLKHSEVEARAVLVPP; encoded by the coding sequence ATGGCAAATAGTGTGGAGAGCGACATGGCAGAAGAAGGAGAGACAACGACGACGATGATGATGAAGGCGATGGTCCTTAACAGGTGCGCGCCAATCGAGACAAGGCCGCTTGAACTAAAGTCGATACCGGTTCCAAAGCCCAAAAAGAGGGGCGAAGTGCTTTTGGAGATAGAGGCGTGCGGCGTCTGCCGGTCAAACCTGCACATGATAGAGGGCGACTGGAAGGACGAGGGCTCGCCGTCGGTCCTGCCTGTGGTGCCTGGCCACGAGGTCGTCGGCGTCGTGAAAAAGGCCGACGGCGCAAAGAAGGTTAGAGAGGGCGACAGGGTCGGCATACAGCCCCTGTTCAGCTCGTGCCTGAAATGCGGCTACTGCAATTCCGGCAAGGAGCACCTGTGCGATGACGCCGAGATAACGGGCGAAAGCGTGCAGGGCGGGTACGCCGAGTACATCGTCGCAAACGAAGAATTCGTTACTGCCATACCTGACAGCATCGACTCTGCGCACGCGGCCCCGCTGTTCTGCCCCGGCATAACGGCGTACAAGGCAGTCAAGGCAAGCGAGCCGGCAAAGGGCAGGTCCGTGGGCATCTTTGGAGTCGGAGGCGTCGGGCACCTTGCGATACAGATGGCCAAGATGGACGGCGCAAGGGTAGTCGCCATTTCCCGGGCAAAAAAGCACCTTGACCTTGCCAAGAAGCTGGGAGCAGACAGCACCGTCACGTACCAAGAGTCGACCGACCAGTTCATCAAGAGCCTGAAAAAAGAGGAAGGAGGGCTGCTGGACAGCGCAATCGTGTTTGCTCCGTCAGAGAAGGCCATTGACGCGGCGGTAAGGTCGGTCAAAAAAGGCGGGCTCGTGGTGGTGGGAGTCGTCGGCGAAATACCGCACTTTTACGCGTTTGACGAAAAGACGATACGCGGGACCGTGATAGGCTCCCGGCAGGACATGGCAGACCTTGTGGCACTTGCCGCCGGCAGGTCGCTTGAAGTGGTGGTAGAGACGCACAGGCTTGACGAGGCAAATGACGTGCTTGCACGGCTGAAACACTCGGAAGTGGAGGCTCGCGCGGTGCTTGTTCCCCCCTAG
- a CDS encoding ArsB/NhaD family transporter, with protein sequence MQEYVALGVFALVYVLIIGRRRFKVPIWAAMLIGAALMVGLQVTGISDAFRAVNLEVIAFLFGMFSIVSALERAGVLKMIAVRMLARARTPAQLLMIFVIGMGALAAFLVNDTIALLGIPLAVHVARHARIKPAILLLALAFGITVGSVMTPIGNPQNLLIAIDSGMQFPFVTFLLYLSVPTMANLFVTYLILRAYFRKELPEALERAPAEVVAEEEGEEEDGGVYYNHRQARLAIYITIATLAGFVISEFLHVLRVADFGLSIVAMLGAAALYALSSERTQILKKVDYSVLVFFAAMFVVTSAMWQSGAIAIITGWLPDPSPADKAQSLGVITAASLSLSQVLSNVPFVALYDFVMTESGFGSGHVAQWLMLAAASTIAGNLTILGAASNVIVIEAAEARGVRAFSFFEFAKVGSVITAANIAIYYAFITLVL encoded by the coding sequence GTGCAGGAATACGTCGCCCTTGGCGTGTTTGCGCTGGTGTACGTCCTCATAATCGGCCGGCGCAGGTTCAAAGTCCCGATATGGGCCGCGATGCTCATCGGCGCGGCGCTGATGGTCGGCCTGCAGGTGACTGGCATTTCCGACGCGTTCAGGGCGGTGAACCTTGAAGTCATTGCGTTTCTCTTTGGCATGTTCAGCATCGTCTCGGCCCTCGAGAGGGCAGGCGTGCTAAAGATGATAGCAGTCAGGATGCTTGCACGCGCAAGGACGCCGGCGCAGCTCCTGATGATTTTTGTGATAGGCATGGGAGCGCTTGCGGCTTTTCTGGTGAACGACACGATTGCGCTCCTCGGCATACCGCTTGCCGTCCACGTGGCAAGGCACGCAAGGATCAAGCCCGCCATATTGCTGCTTGCGCTTGCGTTTGGGATAACGGTCGGGAGCGTCATGACCCCCATAGGCAACCCCCAGAACCTGCTGATAGCCATTGACAGCGGCATGCAGTTTCCGTTCGTCACGTTCCTTCTCTACCTGAGCGTGCCGACGATGGCAAACCTGTTTGTCACGTACCTGATACTGAGGGCGTATTTCAGAAAGGAGCTTCCAGAGGCGCTGGAGCGCGCCCCGGCAGAAGTTGTTGCAGAAGAAGAAGGGGAGGAGGAGGACGGCGGCGTCTACTACAACCACCGGCAGGCAAGGCTTGCCATCTACATAACCATTGCCACGCTCGCAGGGTTTGTCATATCAGAGTTCCTGCACGTGCTCAGGGTGGCAGACTTTGGCCTGAGCATAGTGGCGATGCTCGGCGCGGCGGCGCTGTACGCGCTTTCTTCAGAGCGCACGCAGATCCTGAAAAAGGTGGACTATTCCGTGCTCGTGTTCTTTGCGGCAATGTTTGTAGTCACGTCGGCAATGTGGCAGTCAGGCGCAATAGCGATAATCACGGGGTGGCTCCCGGACCCGAGCCCGGCAGACAAGGCGCAGAGCCTCGGCGTGATAACGGCTGCAAGCCTCTCGCTGAGCCAGGTGCTCAGCAACGTCCCCTTTGTCGCGCTGTACGACTTTGTCATGACAGAAAGCGGGTTTGGAAGCGGGCACGTGGCGCAGTGGCTGATGCTTGCCGCGGCAAGCACAATAGCCGGCAACCTGACGATACTTGGCGCGGCAAGCAACGTAATAGTCATTGAAGCGGCCGAGGCAAGGGGCGTTCGCGCGTTCTCCTTTTTCGAGTTTGCCAAGGTCGGGAGCGTGATAACTGCGGCAAACATCGCGATATACTATGCATTTATTACGCTGGTGCTCTAG
- a CDS encoding MarC family protein gives MVDFLYSPEHFLPDLVRSTITLLVVIDPVGIVPIFMSLTRKMESAGRAEVSKTVVITAAGLLFVFALAGTQIFGIFGISISSFMVAGGVLLFIVAIELLTGGGGSSARIRPETPGWCRLPFPCLPGPAP, from the coding sequence ATGGTAGACTTCCTCTATTCACCAGAGCATTTTCTCCCGGATCTAGTCAGGTCCACTATTACGCTGCTCGTAGTTATCGACCCCGTCGGGATCGTGCCCATCTTCATGTCGCTGACCCGGAAAATGGAAAGTGCCGGGAGGGCCGAGGTTTCCAAGACGGTCGTAATCACGGCCGCGGGCCTGCTCTTTGTCTTTGCGCTTGCCGGCACCCAGATCTTTGGCATATTTGGCATCTCGATTTCCAGCTTCATGGTCGCCGGCGGCGTGCTCCTGTTCATCGTGGCAATAGAGCTTTTGACCGGGGGTGGAGGTTCATCGGCTCGGATACGGCCGGAGACACCGGGGTGGTGCCGCTTGCCTTTCCCCTGCTTGCCGGGCCCGGCGCCATAA
- a CDS encoding MarC family protein, with protein sequence MPLAFPLLAGPGAITAVIISLETMGLVTTVLSIVLAIAATYVTLRYSDRIYRILGRRGSLIVTRVFAVFVAAIAVQYVVEGVKVLFAL encoded by the coding sequence GTGCCGCTTGCCTTTCCCCTGCTTGCCGGGCCCGGCGCCATAACTGCCGTCATAATCTCGCTTGAAACAATGGGTCTGGTGACGACCGTGCTTTCAATCGTGCTTGCAATAGCCGCGACCTACGTGACGCTGCGGTATTCTGACAGGATATATAGGATCCTTGGCAGAAGGGGCTCTTTGATAGTCACGCGGGTTTTCGCAGTGTTTGTCGCGGCCATTGCCGTGCAGTACGTCGTGGAAGGCGTCAAGGTGCTCTTTGCATTATGA
- a CDS encoding PHP-associated domain-containing protein gives MAAQLEAVLAREIDVLFVTNHNTLDGYRQILEYQANHAKFQKITIYPAEEVTIDTGGHVLAYGIHKTIRPGMTLGETLDEIKRQGAVSCAAHPFAVSNGIREKALLCDMIESFNSNNVDRFSNIVASKFAHDNSMPEVAGSDSHVLTTLGKCINTVEAEENSLDSVLEAMLHRKVKMACREYASHDELYEHAYYIIQSSRELLLRHALERHSRFYWVVKWALDSYLGDYKSPMWRSVAAFSLYLTKRVSEKVNMKGHSPHVFTNRQWVKLIKMSLLP, from the coding sequence ATGGCGGCACAGCTGGAAGCCGTGCTTGCAAGGGAGATAGACGTGCTGTTTGTGACAAACCACAACACGCTTGACGGCTATCGCCAGATACTGGAGTACCAGGCAAACCATGCAAAATTCCAGAAAATCACTATTTACCCCGCCGAGGAGGTGACGATAGACACAGGCGGTCATGTACTGGCCTATGGCATACACAAGACCATTCGGCCCGGCATGACGCTTGGCGAGACGCTTGACGAGATAAAGAGGCAGGGCGCGGTGTCGTGCGCGGCCCACCCGTTTGCGGTATCTAACGGCATACGCGAAAAGGCGCTGCTTTGCGACATGATAGAGTCGTTCAACAGCAACAACGTCGACCGCTTTTCAAACATAGTCGCAAGCAAGTTTGCGCATGACAACTCGATGCCCGAAGTGGCTGGAAGCGATTCGCACGTCCTGACCACGCTGGGCAAGTGCATCAACACCGTGGAGGCGGAAGAAAACAGCCTCGACTCGGTGCTTGAGGCCATGCTGCACAGGAAGGTAAAGATGGCATGCAGGGAATATGCCTCCCACGACGAGCTGTACGAGCACGCCTATTACATCATCCAGAGCTCCCGGGAGCTCTTGCTCCGGCACGCCCTTGAGAGACACTCGCGCTTTTACTGGGTAGTAAAATGGGCGCTTGACTCGTACCTTGGCGACTACAAGAGCCCGATGTGGCGGTCGGTGGCCGCATTTTCGCTCTACCTGACAAAGCGCGTCTCTGAAAAGGTGAACATGAAGGGCCACAGCCCGCACGTGTTCACCAACAGGCAGTGGGTGAAACTCATAAAGATGAGCCTCCTGCCCTAG
- a CDS encoding TRAM domain-containing protein, which yields METGKEYEVQITETSRKGDGIARVQGFVIFVTGGQVGQKVKVKITNVGNRFATAEIAQ from the coding sequence GTGGAAACAGGTAAAGAATACGAAGTGCAGATAACTGAAACGAGCAGAAAGGGCGACGGCATTGCCAGAGTACAGGGATTCGTGATCTTTGTTACGGGCGGCCAGGTCGGTCAGAAGGTCAAGGTAAAGATCACCAACGTAGGAAACAGGTTCGCCACAGCAGAAATCGCACAATAA
- a CDS encoding cysteine hydrolase family protein, with protein sequence MATIRGHKVNPALVVIDVQNGFVSKGGSYDLLGMETAHYQQVVPKIARLISLCRDAGVPVFYTQAVREKSGIDLLTRSHKILPKAREERIRKRPICVRDTWDAGIVDEIKPAPEDHVVVKRRDSAFHDTEIGVWLKSLDVDTLLFCGIDTSICVETSLRDAFNNGYDVVLVSDATASGNRKHFESTLEIVKDYYGFVMDIDELARSLLPPQKQVQQKSDKKNNNNSSMMME encoded by the coding sequence ATGGCCACCATCAGGGGCCACAAGGTCAACCCCGCCCTAGTAGTAATTGACGTGCAGAACGGCTTTGTGAGCAAGGGAGGCTCGTACGACCTCCTCGGCATGGAGACCGCGCACTACCAGCAGGTCGTCCCGAAAATAGCAAGGCTCATCTCCCTGTGCAGGGACGCAGGCGTGCCGGTCTTTTACACGCAGGCAGTCAGGGAAAAATCCGGGATAGACCTGCTTACAAGATCGCACAAGATCCTGCCAAAGGCAAGGGAGGAGAGGATACGCAAGAGGCCCATATGCGTCAGGGACACGTGGGACGCAGGCATCGTAGACGAGATAAAGCCGGCGCCAGAGGACCACGTGGTGGTAAAGAGGAGGGACTCGGCCTTCCACGACACCGAGATAGGCGTGTGGCTCAAGAGCCTCGATGTTGACACGCTCTTGTTCTGCGGCATCGACACGTCCATCTGCGTCGAGACCTCGCTCCGGGACGCGTTCAACAACGGCTATGACGTCGTGCTGGTGTCAGACGCCACCGCGTCGGGCAACCGCAAGCATTTCGAGTCGACGCTTGAGATTGTGAAGGACTATTACGGCTTTGTCATGGACATCGACGAGCTTGCGCGCTCGCTTCTTCCGCCGCAAAAGCAGGTGCAGCAAAAAAGCGACAAGAAGAATAATAACAATAGTTCAATGATGATGGAATGA
- a CDS encoding DDE-type integrase/transposase/recombinase — MRKRTDPAIIRYALYLYFNSRSFRLAARSLSPIKRRSHVAVWKWVQKYSSLADRFRTDRRLVRAIFVDETLLQIDGHDYWLWIAYEPTIGTCLMMHLSRERTIFVCYQFFKQLQRRYGRRPIFTDGAQWYNDACRWLRLRHYVYGTELKNLMERFIQHIKDRTECFDDHFPCRKENCDRQHVWNWFKLFLLYLHMGADMIRFMTFLAKDGG; from the coding sequence ATGAGAAAGAGGACAGACCCAGCTATAATCAGATATGCACTGTACCTGTATTTTAATTCTAGGAGCTTTCGGCTGGCAGCCAGATCGCTATCACCAATAAAGAGAAGGAGCCACGTTGCTGTATGGAAATGGGTACAGAAATATTCCAGCCTTGCAGACAGGTTCCGGACAGACAGACGCCTTGTCAGGGCAATATTTGTTGACGAAACACTATTGCAGATAGATGGGCATGACTATTGGCTATGGATAGCGTACGAACCAACTATTGGCACATGCTTGATGATGCATCTGTCTCGTGAGAGGACCATTTTCGTATGTTACCAGTTCTTCAAGCAGTTGCAAAGGAGGTATGGAAGGAGGCCGATATTCACAGACGGTGCTCAGTGGTACAATGATGCTTGCAGGTGGCTCAGATTACGCCATTATGTGTACGGTACAGAATTGAAGAATTTGATGGAGCGGTTTATACAGCATATCAAGGACAGGACGGAGTGTTTTGACGACCACTTTCCATGCAGGAAGGAGAATTGTGACAGACAGCATGTCTGGAACTGGTTCAAATTATTTTTACTGTACCTGCATATGGGCGCAGACATGATACGGTTTATGACATTCCTGGCCAAGGATGGTGGCTAA
- a CDS encoding AN1-type zinc finger domain-containing protein, producing MECGICGREEEIPFKCRYCKGYFCSEHRLPPNHNCLFINDFMRQPEKDREFVEYVSGMGGGGGGLGERAANVVKNTVMLRFSKTEIAHLAIGMTLVAAVGMSIFGFRFQPEYVAIFVSAFLLHELAHKFLAQFYRAWAEFRVIFFGAIVTAVSALPFFPFKFIMPGAVFISGSVSERRNGKISLVGPLTNVALGAGMLLAFMLSDSRLLEVGARFNAWIAIFNLIPFMGLDGQKIFAWNKLVWVLALAASALLYIAVGFASGRGLGFP from the coding sequence TTGGAGTGCGGGATATGCGGCAGGGAAGAAGAGATCCCATTCAAATGCCGCTACTGCAAGGGGTATTTCTGCTCGGAGCACAGGCTTCCTCCCAACCATAACTGCCTGTTCATAAACGACTTTATGCGCCAGCCTGAAAAGGACAGGGAGTTTGTAGAGTACGTAAGCGGCATGGGAGGAGGCGGAGGTGGGTTGGGCGAGCGGGCCGCAAACGTTGTGAAAAACACCGTCATGCTCAGGTTCTCAAAGACAGAGATAGCCCACCTTGCCATCGGCATGACGCTTGTCGCGGCCGTCGGCATGTCGATTTTCGGCTTTCGCTTCCAGCCCGAGTACGTGGCGATATTTGTCAGCGCGTTCCTGCTCCACGAGCTTGCGCACAAGTTCCTTGCCCAGTTCTACAGGGCGTGGGCGGAATTTCGCGTGATATTTTTTGGCGCAATAGTGACCGCGGTGTCGGCGCTCCCGTTCTTCCCGTTCAAGTTCATCATGCCGGGGGCCGTGTTCATAAGCGGCTCGGTGAGCGAGCGCAGGAACGGCAAGATATCGCTTGTTGGCCCGCTCACCAACGTGGCGCTTGGCGCCGGCATGCTGCTTGCGTTCATGCTTTCAGATTCGCGGTTGCTGGAGGTGGGCGCAAGGTTCAACGCGTGGATAGCTATCTTTAACCTGATACCGTTCATGGGCCTTGACGGGCAAAAGATATTTGCGTGGAACAAGCTGGTATGGGTGCTTGCGCTGGCCGCGTCAGCGCTTCTCTACATCGCAGTAGGGTTTGCGTCCGGCAGGGGCCTGGGGTTCCCCTAG
- a CDS encoding DUF2024 family protein, with product MQLEPYHGGRKKVVVYNTYADGGRLHFDVFIPTDKSNAGQVPKDMDAQAVEYAKEFLKLIGKQSTGNNGLMVNMCERCHIDDTSLYSNELWQLPGKEVFIWPMEGCPKPN from the coding sequence ATGCAACTTGAACCATACCACGGCGGACGAAAAAAGGTCGTAGTATACAACACGTACGCAGACGGAGGCAGGCTCCATTTCGACGTCTTTATCCCGACGGACAAGTCCAATGCCGGCCAGGTCCCAAAGGACATGGACGCCCAGGCGGTGGAATATGCCAAGGAGTTCCTGAAGCTGATAGGCAAGCAGTCCACAGGCAACAACGGCCTGATGGTTAACATGTGCGAGCGCTGCCACATCGACGACACTTCGCTTTACTCAAACGAGCTGTGGCAGCTCCCCGGAAAAGAGGTGTTCATCTGGCCGATGGAAGGCTGCCCCAAGCCCAACTAG
- a CDS encoding adenylate/guanylate cyclase domain-containing protein, producing the protein MSNNDQYRTHIAAEAGAEHDTKEKQQIDLLLQFFSSTRNYCVGIVDMVGSTAATMKMAPDKVSRFYSIFLNGLAEVVSRNGAVVVKNIGDSLLYYFPATESGEALAFEQVLRCCFAMIEKGPQLNALLGEEGLPEIKYRISCEYGAVVVARMSTSSVNDIFGSPVNMCSKMNPLAPPCGVVIGQGLYEMTKNVPGYAFSEVKGAPMFSETGYSLYIVNMAQ; encoded by the coding sequence TTGTCTAACAACGACCAGTACAGGACCCATATTGCGGCAGAAGCCGGCGCCGAGCACGACACGAAGGAAAAGCAGCAGATAGACCTCCTGCTCCAGTTCTTTTCGTCCACAAGGAACTATTGCGTCGGCATTGTCGACATGGTGGGCTCCACAGCCGCGACAATGAAGATGGCGCCGGACAAGGTCAGCCGCTTTTACAGCATATTCCTTAACGGCCTTGCAGAAGTCGTCTCCCGCAACGGCGCCGTCGTGGTCAAGAACATCGGCGACAGCCTGCTGTACTACTTTCCTGCGACCGAGTCCGGCGAGGCCCTGGCGTTTGAGCAGGTGCTGAGGTGCTGCTTTGCCATGATTGAAAAGGGCCCGCAGCTGAACGCGCTCTTGGGAGAGGAGGGCCTGCCGGAAATAAAATACAGGATCAGTTGCGAGTACGGCGCGGTGGTGGTGGCAAGGATGTCCACATCGTCCGTAAACGACATCTTTGGCTCGCCGGTCAACATGTGCTCCAAGATGAACCCGCTTGCGCCGCCGTGCGGGGTAGTGATAGGCCAGGGGCTGTATGAAATGACAAAGAACGTCCCCGGCTATGCGTTTTCCGAGGTAAAGGGCGCGCCCATGTTTTCAGAAACGGGCTACAGCCTGTACATTGTCAACATGGCCCAATAA
- a CDS encoding response regulator, giving the protein MRILIIDDSHDITDLLVKVLTTVGHEVTPSDNGREGLAMINDGKFDLVFLDIAMPDFSGLDVIDKLVQSGRIGDSPIVLFTASSITDTEVAELVKKGVHSCLRKPVRIETLFEKVEEIGKLRASAAKS; this is encoded by the coding sequence ATGAGAATCCTCATAATTGACGACAGCCACGACATAACGGACCTGCTCGTCAAGGTTCTCACCACCGTCGGGCACGAGGTGACGCCGTCTGACAACGGCAGAGAAGGGCTTGCCATGATAAATGACGGCAAGTTCGACCTTGTCTTCCTTGACATTGCAATGCCGGATTTTTCCGGCCTTGACGTGATCGACAAGCTTGTGCAGTCAGGCAGGATAGGGGACAGCCCCATAGTGCTGTTCACCGCCTCTTCCATCACGGACACGGAGGTCGCAGAGCTCGTGAAAAAAGGCGTGCATTCGTGCCTGCGAAAGCCGGTGAGAATAGAGACGCTGTTTGAAAAGGTGGAGGAGATTGGCAAGCTGCGGGCCTCTGCGGCCAAGAGCTAG